Proteins encoded by one window of Myripristis murdjan chromosome 1, fMyrMur1.1, whole genome shotgun sequence:
- the LOC115365962 gene encoding ectonucleoside triphosphate diphosphohydrolase 7-like: MARISLSCLPASWYCSVSLLSLGCAPRQRLLLLLLLTCSSLLLLGIYQNHLWGPQHRSGARVNKYLSIAESMEATDVLNPSLNYGIVVDCGSSGSRVFVYYWPPHNGNPHTLLDIRQMRDRDHKPVVKKIKPGISTLAQTPARASDYLQPLLSFAAAHVPRAKHKETPLYILCTAGMRLLPDSQQAAILEDLVTDVPLEFDFLFSRSHAEVISGKQEGVYAWIGINFVLGRFDHADEEDATVEVTTGSQNQQPISRRRTVGIMDMGGASLQIAYEVPSAVTFSSPQEEEAAKSLLAEFNLGCDVEHTQHVYRVYVTTFLGFGGNMARQRYEDQLVNSTLAKNRLLSAQTGLSEDKPYLDPCLPVGLSDTVVRDDHMLYLRGQGDWARCQEAVRPFLGLHNGTMSPRGVYQAPIDFSNSEFYGFSEFYYCMEDVLRMGGQYDSEKYSRAATDYCTTKWSTLKQRLDSKLFSTQADLSRLKYQCFKSAWMYEVLHSGFRFPTDYPSLKTAQLVYDKEVQWTLGAILFKTRFLPLRDLQQEAFRQSHPSWLRSSFVYNHHLFSLCILVVLLAILLYILRLRRIHQREQRQAEALDLLWAEEGEALIP, encoded by the exons ATGGCAAG gatCAGTCTGTCCTGCCTGCCGGCCTCCTGGTACTGCAGCGTGTCCCTGCTGTCTTTGGGCTGCGCTCCCAGGCAGaggctgctcctgctgctgctgctcacctgctcctccctcctgctGCTGGGCATCTACCAGAACCATCTGTGGGGCCCCCAGCACCGCTCGGGGGCCCGAGTCAACAA ATACCTCTCCATTGCAGAGTCCATGGAGGCCACCGACGTCCTCAACCCCTCTCTGAACTACGGCATCGTGGTCGACTGTGGCAGCAGTGGCTCGCGGGTGTTCGTGTACTACTGGCCTCCCCACAACGGGAACCCGCACACCCTGCTGGACATCAGGCAGATGAGGGATCGCGACCACAAACCCGTGGTCAAGAAGATCAAGCCTG GTATCTCCACCCTGGCGCAGACACCAGCGCGGGCCAGCGACtacctccagcctctcctcagcTTCGCGGCAGCTCACGTTCCCAGGGCCAAGCACAAGGAGACGCCGCTCTACATCCTCTGCACGGCCGGCATGAGGCTGCTGCCGGACAG cCAGCAGGCGGCCATCTTGGAGGACCTGGTCACCGACGTTCCCCTGGagtttgacttcctgttttctcGTTCGCACGCCGAGGTCATCTCCGGCAAACAGGAAG GAGTGTATGCATGGATTGGCATTAACTTTGTGCTGGGCCGCTTTGACCACGCTGACgagg AGGACGCCACGGTCGAGGTGACGACAGGATCGCAGaaccagcagccaatcagcaggcgGCGCACGGTGGGCATCATGGATATGGGCGGAGCTTCGTTGCAGATCGCCTACGAAGTGCCCAGCGCCGTCACCTTCAGCTCGCCCCAGGAG gaggaggcagcCAAGAGCCTGCTGGCAGAGTTTAACCTCGGCTGCGAtgtggaacacacacaacatgtgtACCGAGTCTACGTCACCACCTTCCTGGGCTTTGGAGGAAACATGGCCCGACAGCGCTACGAAGACCAGCTGGTCAACAGCACCCTGGCTAAGAACAG GTTGCTAAGTGCCCAGACGGGCCTGAGCGAGGACAAGCCTTACCTGGACCCCTGCCTGCCCGTGGGCCTGTCGGACACGGTGGTTCGGGACGACCATATGTTGTACCTGAGGGGTCAGGGCGACTGGGCGCGGTGCCAGGAGGCGGTGCGCCCTTTCCTGGGCCTGCACAACGGCACCATGTCACCCAGGGGCGTCTACCAG GCTCCCATCGACTTCAGCAACAGCGAGTTCTACGGCTTCTCCGAGTTTTACTACTGCATGGAGGACGTGCTGAGGATGGGAGGACAGTACGACAGCGAGAAGTACTCCCGCGCCGCCACG GACTACTGCACCACCAAATGGTCGACACTGAAACAGCGCCTGGACAGCAAGCTGTTCTCCACCCAGGCCGACCTCAGCCGACTCAA GTACCAGTGCTTCAAGTCGGCCTGGATGTACGAGGTGCTGCACTCGGGCTTCCGTTTCCCCACGGACTACCCGAGTCTGAAAACAGCCCAGCTGGTTTATGACAAGGAGGTCCAGTGGACTCTGGGCGCCATCCTGTTCAAGACCCGCTTCCTGCCTCTCAG GGACCTGCAGCAGGAAGCTTTCCGTCAGAGCCATCCCAGCTGGCTGCGCTCCTCCTTCGTCTACAACCatcacctcttttctctctgcatcctggtggtgctgctggccATCCTGCTCTACATCTTGCGCCTTCGGAGGATCCACCAGCGAGAGCAGCGGCAGGCGGAGGCCCTGGACCTCCTGTGGGCCGAGGAGGGGGAGGCCCTCATCCCCTGA